A section of the Clostridium omnivorum genome encodes:
- a CDS encoding YgeY family selenium metabolism-linked hydrolase has protein sequence MELKNQISELSEKYKDDMVAFLRDMVSIPSTSCNEKKVIERIKYEMDKVGFDEVIIDKMGNIIGRIGSGKTVIAMDAHIDTVDVGDSSLWEVDPFEGELRDGIIYGRGASDQEGGMASMVYAGKIIKELGLTDDYTLYITGTVMEEDCDGLCWQYIIEQDNIKPNYVVITEPTNLNIYRGHRGRMELIVTTKGLSCHGSAPERGVNAIYKMVPIIQGIEKLNENLKEDPFLGKGTVTVTQIFFKSPSQCAVPDECTIQLDRRLTAGETLESAVAEIKAIKGAEDAIVEVLTYAQPSYTGLVYPTDKYYPTWVIDEKHVLIESAVETYKEMFNEEPKVDKWTFSTNGVSIMGRFGIPTIGFGPANEVYAHSPKDQVPVQHLVEACKFYAAFPKTLLNNLK, from the coding sequence ATGGAGCTAAAGAATCAAATATCAGAGCTTAGTGAGAAGTATAAAGATGACATGGTGGCTTTCTTAAGGGATATGGTGAGTATACCAAGCACTAGCTGTAATGAAAAAAAAGTAATTGAAAGAATTAAATACGAAATGGACAAGGTAGGCTTTGATGAAGTGATCATAGATAAGATGGGCAATATTATTGGGAGAATAGGCAGTGGTAAAACTGTTATTGCAATGGATGCACATATTGATACTGTTGACGTAGGTGACTCATCGCTTTGGGAAGTTGATCCCTTTGAGGGAGAACTAAGAGATGGAATAATTTATGGAAGAGGGGCCTCAGACCAAGAGGGTGGAATGGCATCTATGGTTTATGCAGGAAAGATAATAAAGGAACTTGGTTTAACAGATGATTATACTTTATACATAACTGGCACGGTTATGGAGGAAGACTGTGACGGCCTTTGCTGGCAGTATATTATTGAACAAGACAACATAAAACCTAATTATGTAGTTATTACAGAACCAACTAATTTAAATATTTATAGAGGACATAGGGGAAGAATGGAATTGATTGTTACTACAAAAGGATTATCCTGTCATGGGAGTGCACCAGAGAGAGGGGTAAATGCAATATATAAAATGGTACCAATAATACAGGGAATAGAAAAATTAAATGAAAATTTAAAAGAAGATCCTTTTTTAGGGAAAGGAACAGTAACAGTCACTCAAATATTTTTTAAATCTCCGTCTCAATGTGCAGTGCCAGATGAATGTACCATACAACTAGATAGAAGACTTACTGCTGGAGAAACTTTGGAATCAGCTGTAGCAGAAATCAAAGCTATTAAAGGTGCTGAAGATGCTATTGTTGAGGTGTTAACTTATGCTCAGCCTAGCTATACTGGATTGGTTTATCCTACTGATAAATATTATCCCACTTGGGTAATCGATGAAAAGCATGTGCTTATAGAATCAGCAGTGGAAACCTATAAAGAAATGTTTAATGAAGAGCCAAAGGTAGATAAATGGACTTTTAGTACAAATGGCGTTTCTATTATGGGTAGGTTTGGTATTCCTACTATTGGATTTGGACCAGCTAATGAAGTGTATGCTCACAGTCCTAAAGACCAGGTTCCAGTTCAGCATTTAGTTGAAGCCTGCAAGTTCTATGCTGCATTCCCGAAAACATTACTAAACAATCTTAAATAG